A stretch of DNA from Mesomycoplasma lagogenitalium:
ATTTTGCTTTTTTAAAAAAATTATGTATAATAATTACAGCAATCATAGCAAAGGGGATCACCTGATACCATTCCGAACTCAGTAGTTAAGCCCTTTTACGCCGAAAATACCAGAGATGGGAAAATAGGGAGTTGCTGCTTTTTTTATTCCTTTTTTTAATTGATTTATGAATTAATTCAAAAATTATGAACTTATTTATAAAGTGAAAAATAAAAAGATAATTTCACTAAAATTTTGATAGAGTAATCTTACTCTAAAGCATATTTATAATGTTTAGTAAAATAAAAAGAAAAGATATTCTAACAGATGCGTGATTTTCTAAAACATCTTCATTTAAATTAGTAACAAGATTTAAATCACTGTTTGTAAATAAATATGATTCATAATTAGAAGTAAAAGATACTGTATAACATTCAGTATTTTTTATAATTTTAAAATTAGAAACAATTGGTTCAGTATTTCCAGAAAAGGAAAAAAAGATGCATAAACTGTCTTTTTTCACATAATTAATTCATTTTTCCTGTAAATCTAAATCATATGAATAATGACATTTAATATCTTTTGCTGAAAGATATTTATGAAAAATTGACATTATTTCTAAATTAGAACCTTTACCAAATAAATAAACTTCTTTCTTCTCTTTTAATAATTTAGCTAATTTTAAAATGGCATCCTGATTTTTATGAAATGCGAAAATTAAATTACTTTGAATTAAATTGTAATATTTTTGAATTTTATAATGAACGGGTCTTATTTCTACATTTTGATCTATCTCTTTTTCTTTTAAAACGGAAATAAAATTATAATCTTTTTCAATTTGAAATAATAATCTTTGAAATGTACTAAAACCTAGTTTTTTTACAAAATTTACAACTGAAGCTTGTGAACAATTAGAATTTAAAGCTACTTCCTTTAATTTCAAATTGCTAACTTCATTTAATTTACTTAATAAAAAAATTGAAATAGATTTGTAAATTATATTGATGTTTTGATTAGAATATTTTTCTAATAAATAAATAACATTGTGTTTATGCATTTATTAAATTATATAGGAGATAATATGAAAATTAGTTGAAAAAAGGAATTAAAAGTAAAAATTCAATCTTTTGGTTCTGCGCTTTCATCAATGATTATGCCAATAATAGGAATTTTCATTGCTTGAGGATTATTAACTTCCTTTGTTCATCCAAAAGGTTGAACTCCTAATCAAGAATTGGCATCAATGATTGATATTGGAATAATTTATGTTATTCCATTATTAATTGCTTTTTTAGGCGGAAAAAGAGTCTATGATTTAAGAGGTGCAGCAATTGCATCATTAGTTGCTATTGCTGTAATTGCGGCTGGACAATCATATTTATTTAAAGAAATCACAGAAAGTAGCGGCTCAATGTTGTTAGGGGCGATGATTTTTGGTCCTTTGGCTGCTTTAATTTTAAAACACACAGAAAAATTTTGAATTAACAAAATAAAGTCAGGATATGAAATGCTCGTTAATAATTTCTATCTAGGAATTTTAGGTTTTGTTTTACTATTTCCTATTTTCTATATTTGTGTTTATGTAATTGGCTATTTAAATGTCGGTTTATCAGAAATGGTTAAAGCAATGAAAAATTATAAACTTTATCCATTATTAGCGATAATCATTGAACCAGCAAAAATTTTCTTTTTAAATAATGCTATTAATCACGGAGTTTTTACTCCTTTAGGAACAGCTGAAGTAAGTGAAACTGGTAAATCAATTTTATTTTTATTAGAATCTAATCCAGGCCCAGGATTGGGTGTATTAATCGCTTGAATTATTTTTGGAGGAAGAAAAAATAAAGAAATAAAAGCTCAAGCCGCTTCTACTATTCCAATTCATTTTTTAGGCGGAATTCACGAAGTATATTTTCCATTTGTGCTATTAAAACCACTATTAATTCTATCAGTAATTGCAGGAGGGATAGTTGGAAATTTAACTTTCCAACTATTTGATGTAGGTGCAGTTGCGCCTGTATCTCCAGGTTCTGTAATTTCTCAATTTATACAAGTTAATAAAAATTGAAAAGATATTTTGGGATTAACTTTAGGAATAGTTTTTTCAGCATCATTTTCATTATTGTGTGCTTGATTAACTATTTATTTAACTGAAAAATATTCTAAGAAAAAAATGATATTGACAAGTGATTTAAAAATTGCCCAAGAAAAAAGCAAAAATATGAAAGTTAATAAAGAAAATAAAATTTTTGATAAAAAAATAAATGTTATTTTTGCTTGTGATGCAGGAATGGGCTCTAGTGTTATGGGATCGGGAATTTTTAAAAACTTATTAAAAAGTAAAGAAATTAATAATATTGAAGTTGCTCACAAAGCAATTAATAATTTACAAGGAGATGAAAAAATTATTATTACAATTCATTCCTTATTTGATAGAGTTAAAGCAAAAAATCCTAATGCAAAAATTTATGATTTAGATCAATTTTTAAATAAAAAAAGATATGAACAAATAATTGAGGAAATTATAAATGAAACAAATTAGTGTGCTTCATTTTGGAGCTGGAAATATTGGTAGAGGTTTAATAGCAAATATTTATAAGCAAAATGATGTAAAAATTTATTTCATTGACACAAATAAAGAAGTTGTTGATAAATTAAATCAATTAAAAAAGTATCAAATTATAAATGTTGAAACAAATGAAAAAATTGAAATTAATGATTTTAAAGCAATTTGATCAAACGAAGAGAAAAAAATTGTTGATTTAATAAATGAAGTAAATATCGTTTCTACTTCAATTCAAAGTAATAATTTAGTTTATATTCAAAAATATTTTCAAAAAGCTGATAAAAGCAAAAAGAAAGATATTTATTGTTTTGAAAATGGTAATAAAATTTCAGAACAGTTTAAAAAATCATTAAATTTAAATTCTAATTGAAATTTTATTAATGTTTCTATTGATTGCATCATTCCACAAGTTATTAATGATGAAAAAATGACTGTTTATGTTGAAAATTATTTCGAAATAATTGCCCAAAATAATTGTTATTATAAACTGAAGTTAATTAAATATGTTGATCAAATCGATCCATACATAATAAGGAAATTAGTTTTAATAAATGGTCTTCATTCAGCAATTGGTTATTTAGGACATTTTTTAAATTATCAATATACAAATCAATCATTTAATGATGAAAATATTAAAAAACAAATTCAAAATTTAGCAAACGATTTAATTTTAGCTCTTAATTGAAAATATAATCAGTTTAATAAAGAAGATTTGATTGTATACTGAAATAAAATTACTAAGCGTTTTTGTTCTAAATATATAAATGATTTAAATGTTCGAGTCGCCCGCAATCCATTGCAAAAAATTAGCATAAATGAAAGATTTTTTGTAATTTATAGACTTTTAAACGAAGCGAATATAGATAAAATAAATTTAATAAAAATAATTAATTATTTATTAAAATTCGATTATAAAAATGATTTACAATCTTTGAAAATGCAAAAAGAGTTAAATAATAATTTACAATTATTTTTAAATAATTATTTTAGTTATTGAAATAAAAAAGATTTAAAAACTTTAAAAGAATTATATAAAGGAGAAAGATGTTAGATAAAAAGAGCATTTATTTAAATGTAGATTTAAAAAATAAAAAAGAAATTTTTGAATTTGTTTTTGATAAATTTAAAAGTCAAAACTCTGTAACTGATCAATATTTAAATTCAATGATTCAAAGAGACAAAGAATCATCGGTTGCTATTGGAAATTATTTATTTTTACCTCATGGAAATTTTGATTGTTCGCCATTTGTTTTGAAAAATAATATTATTTTTGTTTCTTTAAAAGATATTATTAAAATTGATAATCAATTAATTAAATTTGTTGTTGCTTTGGCACTAAAACCAGAAAATCAAATGGAAGCAATAGGAAACATTGGTATTGCATTTTCTGATGAAGATGAAGTAAAAAAGCTAGTTAATAAAAAAGAATTAACTATTGATGATATATTGTCCTTTTTAAATTTATAAAATAAATAATTTAAAAAATGATCACCTATTTTTGATGATCATTTTTTTTTTTTTTTTTATAATCATTTATATTAACTACATCTGAAAATAGTAAATTATTTTCTGTTTTAATATGATGAGAAACAATAATAATAATTTTGTTTTTTAAGCTTTTTAAATTTTTAATTATTTCTATTCTTGTTTGATAATCAATTGCCGATAATGCTTCATCTAAAATTAATATTTTTCTATCTAAATAGAAAAACACTGCTAGTTGTACTCTTGTTTTTCGCCTTTAGATAAATTTAAAAAATCTTGTTCAATATCAAAGTCAATTTTAGCTAATTCACAAGCTTTTTTTAATTTTAATTCATCAACATTTTTTGTGTATAGACTTATTACATCTTTTGCACTTTTAATAAAATTTATTTCTTCATTATTAAAATAAACTAATTGATTTAAAAAATTTAAATACATTTGTTCATTAAATTGTTGATTATTAATTAGTAAATTACCTTTATCAATTTTTTTGATATTTAAAAGTGAATTTATAATTGTTGTTTTTCCTGAGCCACTTTTACCTTTAATTAAATAAATGTTGTTTTCTAAAAATTCTAAATTAATATCTTGTGAAAATAAAATTTTATCTTCTATGTAAAAATTGATTTTCTCCATTTTTATTGTTTTAATTTCTTGGTTAACATTATTTTTTAAATTAATAGTTTCTACTTTAAATTCTTCTATCCTGCTTTTTAATGCACTATTTTCTCTTGCTTCTTTATAAGTTTCAACAGCAAAAATTCCTGAATTTTTGCTGTCATTAAATATTTTTTCAATTAATGAAACTAAAATTTTATTAATCGGATTAATAATGCTTGTTATGGCAATAGTCAAAATAACTAATCGATCTATAGCTGAACTGAATAAGATTTCTCAAAACTTTAGTCAAATTTTCTTTTTTGACAATTTAAATGATTCATCATTTGATTCAATATTTTCTTTTTGAATTAAATTTTTAAAAATTGCTGTTTTATTATTTCAATAAAATGCTTCATAATTATTAACGATATTAGAAAAATTAGCAATATTTTGATCAACTTTAACTAAGTAGTTTTCATTGACTTTTTTTATTTTTTTACTATTTATAATTGGTAAAAAAATAAAAAGTAAAAATGAAATTATCAAAAAGCCAATAACAAGTAAAAGTCAATATGAATATAAAAATGATTCAATAAAAATGAAAATAATTAAAAATGTAAAAATTGTTGAATATCAAAAAATATTATAAAAATTGTCTAAGTAAAATGAATAATAGTTATTAATATTAGTCTCTAAATCAAAAACTTTTGAATTAGAATTTTTTGAGTGAAAATCAGTGATTTTTTGATTGCTAATAGCTTGATAAATTTTTTGTTTTTGTTCTAAAATAACTGTCTTTTTCTGTTTTTTTATAAAAATATTAACTAGTGATTTTATAGGGAGACAAATCAATTCTAAAATTAAAGATAAAACTTGAAAAATAATAAACTGTTTATTATCAATGTTATTTTCAAAAAGTATTTTAATTGCTTCAATTTGAAAATAAATTGATAAAACAGGGAAAAATGATAAAACAAATAATAATAGTAATATTGAATTTGTAATCGGTTTTTTTAATAGCGTTTTTATCATTATAGTTTTACCACCTTATCAAATTTTTTATAATCATTGTCAGAAAAGTTATGAGATATTTCAATATAAATTCTTGAATTTTCCATTATAATTTCTCTAACTTTTTCTGCCATTTTATTATTTAAATTGTTAAATGATTCGTCAAGAATTACTATTTTATTGCTAGATAAATATAATAGACGAGCTAGAATAATTCTTTTCTTTTCTCCTTCACTTAATTTAAATTCACTTGTGTTAATTTGTATTTCCAAATTCAAATAATCTATTTCTAATAGTTTACAAATTTCTTTTAGTTTTAAAGAATCTATTTGTTTTGAAAATAAAGAAATATTTTCTTCTATAGTCCCATTTAACAAATTATTTTCAGTACCAACAAATATAAAATTTTCTTTTATTTCTTGATTGGACATTTCCATAGCATTTTGCTCATTTCAATCAATTGATCCATTAAATGAAATTTGCTCAAAAACATTATTATTTAAAAGTAAATTAACCAATGTACTTTTCCCCGCGCCACTTTTGCCAACTATTGCTAATTTTTCATTTTCTTTTAAAGATAAATTTAAATTTTTTATTATATTTTTTTCATTAATGAAAATGTTTAAATTTCTTATGTTTAACTCATTAAAATATAAATTGCTTTTTTCAGTTTGAATCTCTTTTTCTTTAACTTCATCTAATTCATTTATTAATTCTTTTGCTAATGAAAATGCTGGAATTGAACGATAAATGTCTGTAATATTTAAAGTTCAACTTGAAATTAAAATAAAAGCAATTAATAAAATGTCAATTGTAAAATTGAATAAATTGTAAAAAGTAAACAAACTAAAAATTAAAATATTAATAATTATAAAAAGTGCTATAACAAATTCATTAAGTGCATCAATTTTAAAATATTTCTTTTCGTTTTTATAAATTTGATTATGATTATCTTTTATTTTTAAATTTAATAAGATAAATCATAATTTATTTTTTCTCATAAGGAAAAAATATTTATATAATTTTAAAAAGTTGTTTAAATGATATCTGTTTTCTTCTTCTAAATCAATTGATTTATAATCAATTTTAGTCATTAAAAATAGTGTTTTATTATAGTATAAAATTAATAAAATTCCCATTATAGTAACTAAAATTCCAATAATTCAATTAAAATAGAAAAATAAAGTAATTATTACAATAAATTTCATAATGTCTTCAATTAAAAGAAAAATTATTTCGTAGAAAAAACCTGAAATTTGCTTCGGAATTTCTGTTGAATAATACAAAATTTCTTCGTCTGTCTTTAACTTAAATTTATTGACCGAAAGTGTTTCGAGATTATCTGTTGCCTCTTTTATTAAAATATTAATAATTGTATTTAAATATTTTTTATAAAAGTGTTTATATATACTATTTAGTAGTACATTAAATATCACAAATAAAAGTGATAAAAAACTGTAGATTAATATTTCTTTAATTTCATTTGAATTTAAAATTGAATTAAAAATTTTAAATAATGAAAAAAATGAAAGACCAAAAATTATAGATTTTATTGCAGAAATTAAAATTAATAAAGAAAATCTAAATTTATTTATTAAAATTATTTTTATTTTTTGTTTCATAATTCCTCCTAATTAAATTATTAAAAAAACACAGACAAATTAATTCTTTTATGCTTAGGAATTAATTTGTCTGTGTTAAATAATTAACCTTTTCTATTAAAAAATAAATTTTGTAATTAAAAAATGCTATCAACCACTTGGGTTGTTCATTTTCCGTCATTTAATCTTTTAAAGTTGCTATCCACTGTTAATAATTTATACAATTCACCTCTTTTTTTAGTTAAGAGGTTTTTTTCTTCTTCGTCAGAAAGTTTTGGTAAATCTTTTACTCATCTTTCATACAAATGTTCCTTAACATAAAGAAAAATTTCTTCAAATTCTAAATCTTTTGTATTATTTAAAATTTCTTTAGCTAAATTAATCATTGTTTTCATTTTGATTACATCCTTTCAGGAGTTGACACTCCTATTAATTTCATCGCTATTTCTAAAACGGTTTTTGTAGCCTTGACAAGTGCTAATAAACTGGTTTCGTTTTTGCTATTAATAATTTTTACATTAGAATAAAATGAATTAAATTCCTTTGCTAATTTAATTAGATATTCAGAAATTAAATTAATTTTATAATTTACACTAATTTTTTTAATTAATTCAGGAAAATCTTTTAAAACATTTATTAATTTGATTGCTAAAGCTTCGCTTATTTTGCTAGCTTTTTGATTTAAATATTTTCCTTTATTTAGTAACTGATTGGCTCTAGCATAAGCATATTGAACCATAAATACTGGATTTTTTTGTGAATTTTCTTTTGCGATTTCCACATCAAAATCTAAACCTGAATTTTCTGATCTATCTATCATGAAAAATCTTACTGCATCTTTTCCCACTAGATGAACTAGTTCTCTAGCAGTAAATGTAATGCCTTTTCTTTTAGACATTTTTAATTCTTGACCATCTTTCATTAATCTAACTATTTGACAAGTCAAAACTTTAAAATCATTTTTTGAATCATAACCCAATTGACTAAGTGCTATTTCCATTCTTTTTATGTATCCGATGTGATCAGCACCTCAAACATCAATTAATTTATCAACACCACCATTATCTAAAAATTTTTGATTGTGATAGGCGATATCTGGTAAAAAATATGTATAACTTCCGTCTTTTTTAATTAAAACGCGATCTTTATCATCGCCAAAATCACTTGTTTTTAACCAAAGAGCACCATCTTTTTCGTATGTGCCTTTTAATTTACTTAATGCTTGTTGAATTTTATTTTCTTTATAAAGTAACTTTTCACTTGCAAACTTATCAAATTCAATACCTAAAAGTTTTAAATCTTTTTTTATTTGATTCATCAAAATAAATACCGAAGCATTTTTGAAAAAATTTCTAACTTCTTCATTTTCGAAAGAAGAGCTGACAAATTTATCTCGATATTTTTCAATAATTACATGAGCAACTCAAACAATATCTTGACCAATATAAGAATTTTCAGGCATTTTTACATCTTTTTTAAAATGTTGTAAATATCTTGTAAAAACAGAAATAGCTAATAAATCTATTTGATTACCTGCATCATTTATATAATATTCTTTAAAAACTTTGTTTCCCGCAAATTCTAACACATTAGCAAGTGTAGCTCCAACCGCCGCTCCTCTAGCATGTCCAAGATGTAAAAATCCCGTTGGATTAACAGAAACAAATTCAATGTTTATTTTTTGATTTTGATTAAGTTTTCCATAATCTAATCCTTTTTCATTAATTTCATTAACTTGTTCAACAAAAATATTATTTTTAACAAAAAAATTAATAAAACCAGGTTTAGCAATTTCTATTTTTTCAATAAAATATTTTTCTTTATCAATATGAGTAACTATTAAATTTGCTATTTCTAATGGGTTTTTATTTAATTGATTTTTTAAAGTTAGTGCAATATTTGTCGAATAATCACCAAAATTTTTTGGTTCAGTTAAAATTATCTGTTTATCAATTGATAATTTATTTAACGCCTGTTTAATAGCACTAATAATTTGATCTTTTGTATTCATTTTATTTACCAACTACAACTACAGCCGGTTTAATTACTCTATCATATAATTTATAACCATTGCTTTTAACTGATATTATCTTATCTTTTAATTGTTCATCTTCTATAGTTTCAAAAACATCATGTAATTCGGCATCAAATTCTTGACCAACATATGGTTCGATTTTACTAATTCCAAAGTCGGCAAAAACTTGCTCAATTTGTTTAAATAACATTGAAAAACCTTTTACATAATTTAAAATTGCAGGATTGTTTTGTTTTTCTCCAGCAGAAATTGCTAATTCAAAGTTTCTTAAAGGGATTAAAAAACTTTCAAAGAATTTTTGAATTCCGTATTTTTTAATGTTTGTTAATTCTAATTCGACTTTTGAAAAATTTTCATCTTTATGTTTTTGAATTTCTTCTTTTGCTTTTTGCTGAATTTCTATTGCCTT
This window harbors:
- a CDS encoding PTS mannitol transporter subunit IICB — encoded protein: MKISWKKELKVKIQSFGSALSSMIMPIIGIFIAWGLLTSFVHPKGWTPNQELASMIDIGIIYVIPLLIAFLGGKRVYDLRGAAIASLVAIAVIAAGQSYLFKEITESSGSMLLGAMIFGPLAALILKHTEKFWINKIKSGYEMLVNNFYLGILGFVLLFPIFYICVYVIGYLNVGLSEMVKAMKNYKLYPLLAIIIEPAKIFFLNNAINHGVFTPLGTAEVSETGKSILFLLESNPGPGLGVLIAWIIFGGRKNKEIKAQAASTIPIHFLGGIHEVYFPFVLLKPLLILSVIAGGIVGNLTFQLFDVGAVAPVSPGSVISQFIQVNKNWKDILGLTLGIVFSASFSLLCAWLTIYLTEKYSKKKMILTSDLKIAQEKSKNMKVNKENKIFDKKINVIFACDAGMGSSVMGSGIFKNLLKSKEINNIEVAHKAINNLQGDEKIIITIHSLFDRVKAKNPNAKIYDLDQFLNKKRYEQIIEEIINETN
- a CDS encoding ATP-binding cassette domain-containing protein encodes the protein MIKTLLKKPITNSILLLLFVLSFFPVLSIYFQIEAIKILFENNIDNKQFIIFQVLSLILELICLPIKSLVNIFIKKQKKTVILEQKQKIYQAISNQKITDFHSKNSNSKVFDLETNINNYYSFYLDNFYNIFWYSTIFTFLIIFIFIESFLYSYWLLLVIGFLIISFLLFIFLPIINSKKIKKVNENYLVKVDQNIANFSNIVNNYEAFYWNNKTAIFKNLIQKENIESNDESFKLSKKKIWLKFWEILFSSAIDRLVILTIAITSIINPINKILVSLIEKIFNDSKNSGIFAVETYKEARENSALKSRIEEFKVETINLKNNVNQEIKTIKMEKINFYIEDKILFSQDINLEFLENNIYLIKGKSGSGKTTIINSLLNIKKIDKGNLLINNQQFNEQMYLNFLNQLVYFNNEEINFIKSAKDVISLYTKNVDELKLKKACELAKIDFDIEQDFLNLSKGEKQEYN
- the argS gene encoding arginine--tRNA ligase, which produces MNTKDQIISAIKQALNKLSIDKQIILTEPKNFGDYSTNIALTLKNQLNKNPLEIANLIVTHIDKEKYFIEKIEIAKPGFINFFVKNNIFVEQVNEINEKGLDYGKLNQNQKINIEFVSVNPTGFLHLGHARGAAVGATLANVLEFAGNKVFKEYYINDAGNQIDLLAISVFTRYLQHFKKDVKMPENSYIGQDIVWVAHVIIEKYRDKFVSSSFENEEVRNFFKNASVFILMNQIKKDLKLLGIEFDKFASEKLLYKENKIQQALSKLKGTYEKDGALWLKTSDFGDDKDRVLIKKDGSYTYFLPDIAYHNQKFLDNGGVDKLIDVWGADHIGYIKRMEIALSQLGYDSKNDFKVLTCQIVRLMKDGQELKMSKRKGITFTARELVHLVGKDAVRFFMIDRSENSGLDFDVEIAKENSQKNPVFMVQYAYARANQLLNKGKYLNQKASKISEALAIKLINVLKDFPELIKKISVNYKINLISEYLIKLAKEFNSFYSNVKIINSKNETSLLALVKATKTVLEIAMKLIGVSTPERM
- a CDS encoding mannitol-1-phosphate 5-dehydrogenase, with protein sequence MKQISVLHFGAGNIGRGLIANIYKQNDVKIYFIDTNKEVVDKLNQLKKYQIINVETNEKIEINDFKAIWSNEEKKIVDLINEVNIVSTSIQSNNLVYIQKYFQKADKSKKKDIYCFENGNKISEQFKKSLNLNSNWNFINVSIDCIIPQVINDEKMTVYVENYFEIIAQNNCYYKLKLIKYVDQIDPYIIRKLVLINGLHSAIGYLGHFLNYQYTNQSFNDENIKKQIQNLANDLILALNWKYNQFNKEDLIVYWNKITKRFCSKYINDLNVRVARNPLQKISINERFFVIYRLLNEANIDKINLIKIINYLLKFDYKNDLQSLKMQKELNNNLQLFLNNYFSYWNKKDLKTLKELYKGERC
- a CDS encoding ABC transporter ATP-binding protein, with the translated sequence MKQKIKIILINKFRFSLLILISAIKSIIFGLSFFSLFKIFNSILNSNEIKEILIYSFLSLLFVIFNVLLNSIYKHFYKKYLNTIINILIKEATDNLETLSVNKFKLKTDEEILYYSTEIPKQISGFFYEIIFLLIEDIMKFIVIITLFFYFNWIIGILVTIMGILLILYYNKTLFLMTKIDYKSIDLEEENRYHLNNFLKLYKYFFLMRKNKLWFILLNLKIKDNHNQIYKNEKKYFKIDALNEFVIALFIIINILIFSLFTFYNLFNFTIDILLIAFILISSWTLNITDIYRSIPAFSLAKELINELDEVKEKEIQTEKSNLYFNELNIRNLNIFINEKNIIKNLNLSLKENEKLAIVGKSGAGKSTLVNLLLNNNVFEQISFNGSIDWNEQNAMEMSNQEIKENFIFVGTENNLLNGTIEENISLFSKQIDSLKLKEICKLLEIDYLNLEIQINTSEFKLSEGEKKRIILARLLYLSSNKIVILDESFNNLNNKMAEKVREIIMENSRIYIEISHNFSDNDYKKFDKVVKL
- the rpoE gene encoding DNA-directed RNA polymerase subunit delta — protein: MKTMINLAKEILNNTKDLEFEEIFLYVKEHLYERWVKDLPKLSDEEEKNLLTKKRGELYKLLTVDSNFKRLNDGKWTTQVVDSIF
- a CDS encoding MurR/RpiR family transcriptional regulator gives rise to the protein MHKHNVIYLLEKYSNQNINIIYKSISIFLLSKLNEVSNLKLKEVALNSNCSQASVVNFVKKLGFSTFQRLLFQIEKDYNFISVLKEKEIDQNVEIRPVHYKIQKYYNLIQSNLIFAFHKNQDAILKLAKLLKEKKEVYLFGKGSNLEIMSIFHKYLSAKDIKCHYSYDLDLQEKWINYVKKDSLCIFFSFSGNTEPIVSNFKIIKNTECYTVSFTSNYESYLFTNSDLNLVTNLNEDVLENHASVRISFLFILLNIINML
- a CDS encoding PTS sugar transporter subunit IIA gives rise to the protein MLDKKSIYLNVDLKNKKEIFEFVFDKFKSQNSVTDQYLNSMIQRDKESSVAIGNYLFLPHGNFDCSPFVLKNNIIFVSLKDIIKIDNQLIKFVVALALKPENQMEAIGNIGIAFSDEDEVKKLVNKKELTIDDILSFLNL
- a CDS encoding nucleotide exchange factor GrpE gives rise to the protein MEKEKENSIENPKKNQTKKSYNSKTQNKFSKRKESKKEEKSLSEKYKIKISLLELENEKLKLQLEKNNEELKNKAIEIQQKAKEEIQKHKDENFSKVELELTNIKKYGIQKFFESFLIPLRNFELAISAGEKQNNPAILNYVKGFSMLFKQIEQVFADFGISKIEPYVGQEFDAELHDVFETIEDEQLKDKIISVKSNGYKLYDRVIKPAVVVVGK